The following coding sequences are from one Geothrix sp. window:
- a CDS encoding PAS domain S-box protein, with protein sequence MRPLRSPWPWAGLCLGLLVTLISWALIYRVEEARLDALKTEYANGVVLRVERQMTNLATVLRGAAGYLGRGDLPTRAEWHDYVASLDLPINYPGLQGLSFVEWIPREELPAHVRRVRREGFPDYAVTPGGPGDPMAEGAGVILYLEPLDARNQRAFGRDMLAEANRREAMLRARDTGQVIASDRLTLYQETEADAQPGMVLFAPVYRQGPPLETVAGRRRALRGWTTIPLRLTDFMRATLPLERRLADIEIYDGLRVSPEHLLFDSNPASPGSEPGKHQVLTVAGRVWTTSVEPSPAFYQQIGRPRHWLAPLVGGAVSLLVFLILAALARTTQRARSLAEARGEELLATEAQFRALFERAPYGMAIVDSGSGRFLSVNPKMGDILGYPTEALLARDFQSFTHPEHLAQDLAAVRDLASGAVPVVHKEKRYLHRDGHAVWARLSMVKLPVAADAPARHLSVVEDISETRRRDRQLLDSEARFHSIFELSPDPMTLTRLSDGLLVEVNQAWCDLTGIPRQENLGRSTVDLGLWTRPEERDAFIAGLRQSGAFGPAEITLMSRDGREHRLLVTVKVLEVAGESCFLSLGKDVTEHDRIESALRESEARWQFALDGAGDGVWDWSAASDSMFVSRGYKAMLGYGADEDLRLSYADWIERIHPDDRDQVMAAADGYLDGHMPMYQTEYRIRRRDGSYIWILARGMAVEWDGDGRPTRMIGTHADISERKSTEDSLRLSESRLRILGDQLPDSFLYQFLSRSGETPRFLYLSAGVERLCGLRAEEVVRDPKLLFSQLDPDMLPAYLEAETASGREHCPFAMDLRQRHADGRWRWFRVRSKPRPQPDGSVLWEGISTDITEAQEARLLLEEGEARFRGVVEHAADAIYIHDEHERIVFANPEAARTTGHSLADLLDMHVWDLDQETDKDLRMQSWKTMVPGQKGTAHTRIRRRDGSTFPVEVRFGLLQQEPRLFLTVVRDLTERERIIEADARARKAEGLVLMAGSIAHDFNNIFQGVLGFLEVAAIKAGGNADLGLVLGKAEASLRKAIGLSWKMLDFSGRALVKQELLDLEAWLPAYAATLQLELPTTFLLDVSCEPMPLIRGDRARLKEVLQALVANALEAAEPLAGRVRLRLYTDFGEGRPGPASPGIWPLARPRLPATVCLEVSDEGPGVPAMNLERICDPFFTTRELGRGLGLASVTGILQAHRAGLHIFNGEGGGLVVRMHFPPGGA encoded by the coding sequence GTGCGGCCCCTCCGTTCTCCGTGGCCCTGGGCGGGGCTGTGCCTGGGCCTGCTCGTCACCCTGATTTCGTGGGCGCTCATCTACAGGGTGGAGGAGGCCCGCCTGGACGCGCTGAAGACGGAGTATGCCAATGGCGTGGTCCTGAGGGTGGAGCGGCAGATGACCAACCTCGCCACCGTGCTGCGCGGCGCCGCCGGGTACCTGGGTCGCGGTGACTTGCCCACCCGGGCCGAGTGGCATGACTATGTGGCCAGCCTCGACCTTCCAATCAACTACCCGGGCCTTCAGGGTCTCAGCTTCGTGGAGTGGATCCCCCGGGAAGAGCTGCCCGCCCACGTCCGGCGTGTGCGTCGAGAGGGTTTTCCTGACTATGCCGTGACGCCTGGCGGACCCGGCGATCCCATGGCGGAGGGGGCCGGGGTCATCCTCTACCTGGAGCCCCTCGACGCCCGCAACCAGCGCGCCTTCGGCAGGGACATGCTGGCCGAGGCCAACCGGCGCGAGGCCATGCTGCGGGCGCGGGACACCGGCCAGGTCATCGCCAGCGATCGCCTCACCCTGTACCAGGAAACCGAAGCGGATGCCCAGCCCGGCATGGTGCTGTTCGCGCCGGTCTACCGCCAGGGCCCACCGCTGGAGACTGTGGCGGGCCGGCGCCGGGCCCTGCGGGGCTGGACCACCATTCCCCTGCGCCTGACGGACTTCATGCGGGCCACCCTGCCTCTGGAGCGGAGGCTGGCCGACATCGAGATCTACGACGGTCTGCGGGTCAGCCCCGAGCACCTCCTCTTCGACTCGAACCCCGCCAGCCCAGGCTCTGAGCCCGGCAAGCACCAGGTCCTGACCGTGGCCGGGCGCGTCTGGACCACGTCGGTCGAGCCCAGCCCGGCTTTCTATCAGCAGATCGGCCGACCCCGTCACTGGCTGGCCCCGCTGGTGGGCGGGGCCGTCAGCCTGCTGGTCTTTCTCATCCTGGCCGCGCTCGCACGCACGACCCAGCGGGCCCGCAGCCTGGCAGAGGCGCGGGGCGAGGAACTGCTGGCCACGGAAGCCCAGTTCCGGGCCTTGTTCGAGCGGGCGCCCTACGGCATGGCCATCGTGGATTCGGGCTCGGGCCGCTTCCTCTCGGTGAATCCGAAGATGGGTGACATCCTCGGCTATCCCACCGAGGCACTGCTGGCGCGGGATTTCCAAAGTTTCACCCATCCGGAGCACTTGGCCCAGGACCTGGCCGCGGTACGGGACCTGGCCTCGGGCGCGGTGCCGGTCGTCCACAAGGAGAAGCGGTACCTGCACCGGGATGGCCATGCAGTCTGGGCCCGCCTGAGCATGGTCAAGCTCCCGGTGGCCGCGGACGCGCCCGCCAGGCACCTGTCCGTGGTGGAGGACATCAGTGAGACGCGGCGCCGGGACCGCCAACTCCTGGACAGTGAAGCGCGATTCCACAGCATCTTCGAGCTCTCGCCGGACCCGATGACCCTCACCCGACTGTCCGATGGGCTCCTGGTGGAGGTGAACCAGGCCTGGTGCGACCTGACTGGGATCCCCCGACAGGAAAACCTGGGGCGCTCCACCGTCGATCTAGGCCTGTGGACCCGGCCTGAAGAACGAGATGCCTTCATCGCCGGACTCAGGCAATCAGGTGCATTCGGGCCGGCAGAGATCACGCTCATGAGCAGGGATGGCCGGGAGCACCGGCTCCTGGTGACGGTCAAGGTCCTCGAAGTGGCTGGTGAATCCTGTTTCCTCAGCCTGGGAAAGGACGTGACCGAGCACGACCGGATTGAGTCTGCCCTGCGTGAGAGCGAGGCCCGCTGGCAATTCGCCCTGGATGGAGCGGGGGACGGGGTGTGGGATTGGAGTGCCGCCTCCGACAGCATGTTCGTGAGCCGCGGCTACAAGGCCATGCTCGGCTACGGGGCCGACGAGGACCTGCGCCTTTCCTACGCCGATTGGATCGAACGGATCCATCCCGACGACCGCGACCAGGTCATGGCCGCGGCCGACGGTTACCTCGATGGCCACATGCCGATGTACCAGACCGAGTACCGGATCCGGCGCAGGGACGGCAGCTACATCTGGATTCTGGCCAGGGGCATGGCAGTGGAATGGGATGGCGATGGGCGTCCGACCCGGATGATCGGTACGCACGCCGACATCAGCGAGCGCAAGTCCACGGAGGACTCGCTTCGGCTCAGCGAATCGCGGTTGCGCATCCTCGGCGACCAGCTGCCGGACAGCTTCCTCTACCAGTTCCTGTCGAGGTCGGGAGAAACCCCCCGCTTCCTCTATCTCAGCGCCGGTGTGGAGCGCCTCTGCGGGCTCAGGGCCGAGGAGGTGGTGCGGGACCCGAAGCTGCTGTTCAGCCAACTGGACCCGGACATGCTGCCGGCCTACCTTGAAGCCGAGACGGCCAGCGGGCGGGAACACTGCCCCTTTGCCATGGACCTGCGCCAGCGGCATGCGGATGGCCGATGGCGCTGGTTCCGGGTGCGCTCGAAACCCCGGCCCCAGCCGGACGGCTCGGTGCTCTGGGAGGGGATCTCCACGGACATCACGGAAGCGCAGGAAGCCCGTCTCCTCCTGGAGGAGGGCGAGGCACGGTTCCGTGGCGTGGTGGAGCACGCCGCGGATGCCATCTACATCCACGATGAGCACGAGCGGATTGTCTTCGCCAATCCCGAGGCCGCACGGACCACGGGACATTCCCTCGCCGACCTTCTGGACATGCATGTCTGGGACCTGGATCAGGAGACCGACAAGGACCTCCGCATGCAGTCCTGGAAAACCATGGTGCCGGGCCAGAAAGGGACAGCCCACACCCGGATCCGCAGGAGGGACGGGTCCACCTTCCCGGTGGAGGTCCGGTTCGGGCTTCTCCAGCAGGAGCCGCGACTGTTCCTGACGGTGGTGAGGGACCTCACAGAGCGGGAGCGGATCATCGAGGCCGATGCCCGTGCCCGGAAGGCCGAGGGCCTGGTCCTGATGGCCGGCAGCATCGCCCATGACTTCAACAACATTTTCCAGGGGGTCCTGGGCTTCCTGGAGGTCGCCGCCATCAAGGCGGGCGGGAACGCCGACCTCGGCCTCGTGCTCGGCAAGGCGGAGGCGTCGCTGCGCAAGGCCATCGGGCTGTCCTGGAAGATGCTGGACTTCTCCGGCCGGGCCCTGGTGAAGCAGGAACTGCTCGACCTGGAAGCCTGGCTACCCGCCTACGCGGCCACCCTGCAGCTGGAGCTTCCCACCACCTTCCTCCTGGATGTCTCCTGCGAGCCGATGCCGCTCATCAGGGGCGACCGGGCCCGCCTCAAAGAGGTCCTGCAGGCCCTGGTGGCCAACGCCCTGGAGGCGGCCGAACCCCTGGCCGGCCGGGTACGGCTGCGGCTCTACACGGACTTCGGGGAAGGCCGGCCCGGTCCCGCCTCGCCGGGCATCTGGCCACTGGCCCGGCCAAGGCTTCCCGCCACCGTATGTCTGGAGGTCTCGGATGAGGGACCTGGGGTTCCCGCCATGAACCTGGAGCGGATCTGCGACCCCTTCTTCACCACCCGCGAACTGGGCCGGGGGCTGGGCCTGGCGTCGGTGACGGGCATCCTCCAGGCGCATCGCGCCGGCCTGCACATCTTCAATGGCGAGGGCGGGGGCCTGGTCGTCCGCATGCACTTTCCGCCGGGCGGTGCCTGA
- a CDS encoding CoA-binding protein: protein MAHTVQQTITAFLEAGPFAVVGASVDRSKYGNKVLRCYQQHGREVYPINARADEVEGLKAHPSLAALPVPVKAISVITPPAITEQVVRDAAAAGVTHIWMQPGAESDQAIREAEASGMAVIAGGPCLLVVLGYHEG, encoded by the coding sequence ATGGCACACACGGTCCAGCAGACGATCACCGCCTTCCTTGAGGCCGGTCCCTTCGCGGTGGTGGGCGCCAGCGTCGACCGCTCGAAGTACGGCAACAAGGTGCTGCGCTGCTACCAGCAGCATGGGCGGGAGGTCTACCCCATCAACGCGCGCGCCGACGAGGTCGAGGGCCTGAAGGCCCACCCCTCGCTGGCGGCCCTGCCCGTGCCGGTGAAGGCGATCTCCGTCATCACGCCGCCCGCGATCACCGAGCAGGTGGTTCGCGACGCTGCCGCGGCCGGCGTGACGCACATCTGGATGCAGCCCGGCGCCGAGAGTGACCAAGCCATCCGTGAGGCGGAGGCCTCGGGCATGGCCGTGATCGCGGGCGGGCCCTGTCTGCTGGTGGTGCTGGGGTACCACGAGGGCTGA